A single region of the Candidatus Zixiibacteriota bacterium genome encodes:
- a CDS encoding response regulator, giving the protein MEQYTVLFVDDEPFILKALLRLFRGDPIAVVTANSAEEALELLKHQPVQLLVTDNMMPGMTGVELTRKVKDLYPDTLRIILSGQSDMEAVLKAVNEGEAYRFILKPWADLDLKATVNIALAQYKLMQDNRRLMAELEAKSALLKHLQQKHPDLFREIEPYKTHELTLDDATAVPLMTPAGEKS; this is encoded by the coding sequence ATGGAGCAATACACAGTACTGTTTGTCGATGATGAGCCGTTCATCTTGAAAGCGCTGCTTCGCCTGTTTCGGGGCGATCCAATTGCCGTGGTGACGGCTAACAGCGCCGAGGAGGCCTTGGAACTGCTCAAACATCAGCCCGTACAACTGTTGGTCACGGACAATATGATGCCCGGTATGACCGGTGTCGAACTGACCCGGAAGGTCAAGGACCTGTATCCCGACACGCTGAGGATCATACTGTCAGGCCAGTCCGATATGGAGGCGGTGCTGAAGGCGGTCAATGAAGGGGAAGCGTACCGCTTCATCCTCAAGCCCTGGGCCGACCTCGATCTCAAGGCCACTGTCAATATCGCCCTGGCGCAATACAAGCTCATGCAGGACAATCGGAGGCTCATGGCTGAACTGGAAGCGAAGTCGGCGCTGTTGAAACATCTCCAGCAGAAACATCCCGATTTGTTTCGCGAAATTGAACCGTACAAGACACACGAACTGACCCTCGATGACGCAACCGCCGTGCCGCTGATGACGCCGGCCGGAGAGAAGTCCTGA
- a CDS encoding HDOD domain-containing protein, translating to MPRAVADVLQQLSMLPPFPKVTTKLLAMLQDDTVSMDDLAVVVSSDPSLATKVIHLSNSPFYMVARQVETVKDALFVLGVGSIKSITTGLSIQKGLNQLQPRSALFNMQDFWKHSYATAIVANKLGARRDRKLGDSLYLAGLIHDVGKMIMAYYWPEVWKGIVKTQAQTSEPVYDIEARLFHHTHAAIAAELFRNWKFPPAVIELVEYHHACEPVQGAPGVERSLLWTANVLVNAHGHGFPLARLKPPVVFDVDAYQDVTDTLDEELEYQLRMLTT from the coding sequence ATGCCCCGTGCCGTAGCCGATGTCTTGCAGCAGTTGTCCATGCTGCCGCCGTTCCCCAAGGTGACGACCAAGCTCCTTGCCATGCTGCAGGACGACACTGTATCGATGGACGATTTAGCGGTGGTTGTCTCATCCGATCCTTCCCTGGCAACCAAGGTCATCCATTTGTCCAATTCCCCGTTCTACATGGTGGCGCGGCAGGTGGAGACGGTGAAGGATGCCTTGTTCGTTCTGGGCGTTGGTTCGATCAAGAGTATCACGACCGGCTTGTCCATTCAGAAAGGCCTGAATCAGCTGCAGCCGAGGTCGGCGCTGTTCAACATGCAGGATTTCTGGAAACATTCCTACGCTACCGCTATCGTCGCCAACAAACTGGGCGCACGGCGTGACCGCAAACTCGGCGACAGCCTTTATCTCGCAGGCCTCATTCATGATGTGGGCAAGATGATCATGGCCTATTACTGGCCTGAGGTTTGGAAGGGGATCGTCAAGACGCAAGCTCAGACGAGTGAACCGGTGTACGACATCGAAGCCCGGCTCTTCCACCACACTCACGCCGCCATTGCGGCCGAGCTGTTTCGGAACTGGAAGTTCCCGCCCGCCGTGATCGAACTCGTGGAGTACCACCATGCGTGCGAGCCGGTGCAAGGGGCACCCGGCGTAGAGCGCTCGCTGCTCTGGACAGCCAACGTACTGGTTAACGCCCATGGCCACGGCTTCCCGCTGGCCCGGTTGAAACCGCCGGTCGTTTTCGATGTCGACGCCTACCAGGACGTGACGGACACGCTGGACGAGGAGCTGGAATACCAACTCCGCATGCTCACGACCTGA
- a CDS encoding HD domain-containing phosphohydrolase — protein sequence MAEVLFVDDEQSILAALKRAFRGFENYEYHFAASPLEALEVMSQHSITVLVSDHKMPQMTGAEFLARVKEKRPDTVRIFLTGQADLEAVQKAVNSGEIYRFFVKPWKDDELRTAVRQAVEFHGLTTENRRLQELTKSQNEELTKLNDQLDHQIQLRTKQLADALFTARSLNEQLAQGMHAGTKALFSMIQLARPELGSHSRRVADHCLAVGEALGYKGEELRQLEIAALLHDSGKLGLPPFIVEKHISDYCKEEHDLYRTHPFIGSEYLKGVPQYEQVCEIILDHHERSDGSGFPRNLKGGQITSEALLIGILDEYDHLVNRPQHNQEFNYQYTCQHLAEYADRQYPGRIVQAVLDYAARVNDRLLSSDEMRISLVELSPNLMLARDVYSMSGSLLLAAGATLTAQSIARLRAIAKLDPLAGEIAVFKKDRRHATQAVN from the coding sequence ATGGCTGAAGTACTCTTTGTCGATGACGAGCAATCGATCCTCGCGGCCCTTAAGCGGGCCTTCCGGGGCTTTGAGAACTATGAATATCATTTCGCGGCCTCCCCCCTTGAGGCCCTGGAAGTGATGTCCCAGCACAGCATCACCGTCCTGGTAAGCGACCACAAAATGCCGCAGATGACCGGGGCCGAGTTTCTCGCGCGCGTAAAGGAAAAGCGGCCCGACACGGTCAGGATATTTCTCACCGGCCAGGCGGATCTCGAGGCGGTTCAGAAGGCAGTGAACAGCGGCGAGATTTACCGATTCTTCGTGAAGCCCTGGAAGGACGACGAACTGCGTACTGCGGTCAGACAGGCGGTTGAATTCCACGGTCTGACCACTGAGAACCGCAGACTTCAGGAACTTACCAAATCTCAGAATGAAGAACTGACTAAGCTGAACGACCAGCTTGACCATCAAATACAGCTCCGCACAAAACAACTGGCCGACGCGCTGTTTACGGCGCGGTCACTCAATGAGCAACTGGCGCAGGGTATGCACGCGGGTACCAAGGCGCTCTTCAGCATGATACAACTGGCCCGTCCTGAGCTGGGAAGCCACAGCCGTCGCGTTGCAGATCACTGCCTGGCCGTGGGCGAAGCGCTCGGGTACAAGGGCGAGGAACTGCGACAGCTTGAGATTGCAGCCCTCTTGCACGACAGTGGTAAGCTAGGACTTCCCCCGTTCATCGTCGAAAAACACATCTCCGACTACTGCAAGGAGGAGCACGATCTTTATCGGACTCATCCGTTCATCGGGTCCGAATATCTGAAAGGCGTACCGCAATATGAGCAGGTCTGCGAGATTATTCTCGACCACCACGAGCGATCGGACGGCAGCGGTTTTCCGCGGAATCTCAAGGGGGGACAGATCACGTCCGAAGCTCTCCTTATAGGCATCCTCGACGAGTACGACCATCTCGTAAATCGTCCTCAGCACAATCAGGAATTCAACTATCAATACACCTGCCAGCATCTTGCAGAATATGCCGACCGCCAGTACCCGGGACGAATCGTGCAGGCGGTACTCGATTACGCTGCCCGTGTCAACGATCGGTTATTGTCCAGCGACGAGATGCGTATCAGCCTAGTAGAGCTGTCGCCCAATCTGATGCTGGCCCGAGACGTCTATTCCATGAGCGGCTCTCTGCTTCTGGCGGCCGGCGCCACACTGACAGCACAGAGCATCGCCCGCCTGCGTGCCATCGCCAAGCTCGACCCGCTGGCAGGGGAAATCGCGGTATTTAAGAAGGACCGGCGGCATGCGACCCAAGCCGTTAACTGA
- a CDS encoding PAS domain S-box protein, which produces MINKLSTQRRFQLLLSVLAVGAVSIIYSLHSAEEAKVDQVIKNSLAHLDRDLEQSIEQGGGPIRTLCNDYSRWDEMITFVQSRDTQWARETLVPALTSADGDVAWVFDGSASLLYAASTGAARERNILAELDSAASKSLTGNTFAHFFTGVSEGVIEFWGAPIQPTADHSRSAPVYGTFVVGRIWNADRLAQLAGRLGFGARLSVVRGHEESRESSFETSDRDTYRVTRPLPGPDHAPIATLVGDFDLPLSRELQSAHGRYLIYTVVFAAMMMFLFSFAISRWFSRPLTTICDSLEARDTGGLARLETSGPEMSRIASTIAVFLEQARTLEGNEAALTASERRYRITAEQTGQIIYDWDVSGKQVSRAGAIQQITGYTPAEYQAFDIDVWREAVHPDDRERVSAALAETIRHGGTFHAEYRMRVKDGSYRYIEDVGSMVSEADSGSAHLLGNMKDVTDRRLAAESLQESENRFRTLFEGARDAIVIWDSETGHVLDANEQATALFARSRWDLIGMHRSELHPPDHAHEYDALLGAQNTGESSQAVEVEILTFYGLRVHAEVSANVLVLADGRHVVQGIFHDISQRKKYEEQLRSQYNFLQQFLDTIPNPVYYKDAEGRFLGLNSAFERVAGVKRDVLIGRTAFESCPADPTLLHASTSSELQRKPGVRVFEAPMTFADGSRHDIIYHEATFSGPDQEVAGVVGVMIDNTDQRNVMRALKESENKFRTVFEHSSDAILLLTDSVIDCNEKACDLFGGSRDELVGRTPDDLSPTVQPDGRASGDLTPELIAQALDGKPQFFTWQVRRLTGELVDTEISLNAITLQGRSVLHATVRDITARRQAEEQIKKLAAAVAQTAEAVVITDPSGSIEYVNPAFERMTQYRAGEVRGKNPRILRSGKQDAAFYEEMWRMLSEGKIWHGRLVNLRKDGSSYTEDMTISPVLDHHGNCTNFVAVKRDVSHEVALEQMLAQSQKMEAVGRLAGGVAHDFNNLLTVIAGYSDILVRKLQADERLQGDAVEIKKAADRATALTRQLLAFSRRQVGQRQTINLNTLITDMNKMLKRLIGENIEMDLRIEADQAVVLADPGQIEQVVMNLVVNARDAMPEGGRLRLATTNQTLSEERTIGRFVLRAGSYVTLQVSDNGAGMNEETLTHIFEPFFTTKQVGQGTGLGLATIYGIVKQMEGGIEVTSEPGLGTTFTIFLPRSDKPGEPVSVDNSKPAAAKGETILLVEDEEIVRSLVSKMLKDLDYQVVTCESPEIALEYAFDLTRGIDLLLSDVIMPKLDGRQLAEQFRAIRPQTKILFMSGYQDTILSEEFLAAIGAGIITKPFSRDTVARKIRETLDAQPAPTAA; this is translated from the coding sequence ATGATTAACAAGCTGTCGACTCAGCGGAGGTTTCAACTCCTGTTGTCCGTACTGGCAGTCGGTGCGGTTTCGATCATCTACAGTCTACATTCCGCGGAAGAGGCAAAGGTCGATCAGGTCATCAAGAACAGTTTGGCTCACCTGGACCGAGATCTCGAACAATCGATTGAGCAAGGTGGAGGGCCGATTCGGACTCTTTGCAACGATTATTCGAGGTGGGACGAGATGATCACTTTCGTGCAATCGAGGGACACACAATGGGCGCGCGAAACATTAGTCCCGGCGCTGACTTCGGCTGATGGTGATGTGGCATGGGTGTTTGACGGATCGGCATCGCTGTTATATGCCGCATCGACCGGCGCCGCACGGGAACGGAATATTCTTGCGGAGCTGGATTCTGCAGCATCTAAGAGCCTTACCGGAAATACGTTCGCACACTTTTTCACTGGTGTTTCGGAGGGTGTTATCGAATTCTGGGGCGCTCCTATTCAGCCGACTGCCGACCACTCGCGGTCGGCTCCTGTGTATGGCACATTTGTGGTAGGTCGCATCTGGAATGCGGACCGTCTGGCTCAGTTGGCCGGACGGCTTGGCTTTGGGGCCAGACTGTCGGTCGTACGAGGGCACGAGGAATCACGTGAAAGTTCCTTTGAAACGTCCGATCGCGACACGTACCGGGTGACACGCCCGCTGCCTGGGCCTGACCATGCGCCCATCGCGACACTTGTCGGCGATTTCGATTTGCCGCTGTCCCGCGAACTTCAGTCGGCCCACGGACGCTACCTTATTTACACCGTCGTATTTGCCGCCATGATGATGTTTCTGTTCAGCTTCGCCATCTCACGCTGGTTCAGTCGTCCGCTGACAACAATCTGCGACAGCCTGGAAGCACGTGACACGGGGGGTCTGGCGCGGTTGGAGACAAGTGGGCCGGAGATGTCAAGGATAGCTTCGACAATCGCGGTCTTCCTCGAACAGGCACGCACTCTCGAAGGAAACGAGGCGGCGCTGACCGCCAGTGAACGCCGGTATCGAATCACTGCCGAACAGACCGGACAGATAATTTACGACTGGGACGTATCAGGGAAACAGGTCTCACGGGCCGGGGCGATTCAGCAGATCACGGGATACACGCCGGCGGAGTATCAGGCTTTCGACATCGACGTGTGGCGGGAGGCAGTTCACCCCGATGATCGCGAACGGGTTTCGGCAGCACTCGCCGAAACGATTCGGCACGGCGGCACATTCCACGCCGAATACCGTATGCGGGTGAAAGACGGCTCCTACCGGTATATTGAGGATGTCGGCTCGATGGTCAGCGAGGCCGACAGCGGTTCAGCGCACCTCCTGGGCAATATGAAGGACGTTACTGACCGCCGACTTGCCGCTGAATCGCTTCAGGAATCCGAAAACCGATTTCGGACGCTGTTCGAAGGGGCGCGTGACGCAATTGTCATCTGGGACTCCGAGACAGGCCACGTCCTTGACGCCAACGAGCAGGCGACGGCACTCTTTGCCCGCTCCAGGTGGGATTTGATCGGTATGCATCGATCCGAGCTTCATCCGCCCGACCACGCTCACGAATATGACGCGTTGCTTGGCGCACAGAATACAGGAGAGAGCAGCCAGGCAGTCGAGGTTGAGATCCTCACTTTCTACGGGCTACGTGTTCACGCTGAAGTCAGCGCCAATGTGCTGGTCCTGGCCGACGGCCGCCATGTCGTACAGGGGATCTTTCACGATATCAGTCAGCGCAAAAAGTACGAGGAACAACTCCGGTCTCAGTACAACTTCCTGCAACAATTCCTGGACACGATACCGAATCCCGTGTACTACAAAGACGCAGAGGGTCGCTTTTTGGGACTGAACTCGGCCTTTGAGCGCGTCGCCGGAGTCAAGAGGGATGTCTTAATAGGCAGGACCGCGTTTGAATCGTGCCCGGCTGACCCAACGCTTCTGCACGCCAGTACTTCCAGCGAACTGCAACGCAAACCCGGGGTCCGCGTGTTCGAGGCGCCGATGACGTTCGCGGACGGCAGCCGGCATGATATTATCTACCACGAAGCGACCTTCTCCGGACCCGATCAGGAAGTCGCCGGCGTCGTGGGCGTAATGATCGACAACACCGATCAGAGAAATGTCATGCGTGCCCTGAAGGAGAGCGAGAACAAGTTTCGAACCGTATTCGAGCATTCGTCCGACGCCATTCTCCTGCTGACGGACAGTGTCATAGATTGCAACGAGAAAGCATGCGATCTCTTCGGCGGCTCGCGTGATGAGCTGGTTGGACGCACCCCGGACGACCTCTCCCCGACTGTGCAACCCGACGGCCGGGCGTCGGGAGATCTGACACCCGAACTGATTGCCCAGGCACTCGACGGCAAGCCGCAGTTCTTCACATGGCAGGTGCGAAGGCTTACCGGCGAGTTGGTGGATACCGAAATCTCTCTCAACGCCATTACACTGCAGGGACGCTCGGTGCTCCATGCCACCGTTCGCGATATCACGGCCCGACGACAGGCCGAAGAGCAGATCAAGAAACTCGCTGCGGCGGTGGCTCAGACGGCCGAAGCTGTCGTCATCACCGATCCATCCGGTTCAATCGAATACGTGAATCCCGCCTTTGAACGGATGACCCAATACCGGGCCGGCGAGGTCAGGGGGAAAAACCCGCGCATTCTGAGGAGCGGCAAACAAGACGCGGCGTTTTACGAGGAGATGTGGCGAATGCTCAGTGAAGGCAAAATCTGGCACGGCAGGCTGGTGAACTTGAGGAAGGACGGCTCCAGCTATACTGAGGATATGACAATCTCGCCGGTTCTCGATCATCACGGCAACTGTACGAATTTCGTGGCAGTCAAGCGCGACGTTTCGCACGAGGTGGCGCTGGAGCAGATGCTTGCCCAATCGCAGAAAATGGAGGCAGTGGGGCGACTGGCCGGCGGGGTGGCGCACGACTTTAATAACCTATTGACGGTCATCGCCGGCTATTCGGACATACTGGTTCGCAAGCTCCAGGCCGACGAGCGACTGCAGGGGGATGCGGTCGAGATCAAGAAGGCAGCCGACCGCGCCACCGCCCTCACACGCCAATTGCTCGCTTTCAGTCGCCGTCAGGTCGGCCAACGGCAAACCATCAATCTCAATACGCTCATCACCGACATGAACAAGATGCTCAAGCGCCTCATCGGCGAAAACATCGAGATGGACCTGAGGATCGAAGCGGACCAGGCAGTGGTTCTCGCCGATCCCGGACAGATCGAACAGGTGGTGATGAATCTGGTCGTCAATGCGCGCGATGCGATGCCCGAGGGGGGCCGCCTCCGTCTGGCGACCACCAATCAAACGCTGTCGGAAGAGCGAACCATCGGCCGCTTCGTCCTGCGCGCCGGTTCCTACGTCACGCTTCAAGTGAGCGACAATGGCGCCGGCATGAATGAAGAGACACTCACGCACATCTTTGAGCCCTTCTTCACCACCAAGCAGGTTGGCCAGGGAACGGGTCTGGGATTAGCCACCATCTACGGCATCGTCAAGCAGATGGAGGGGGGCATCGAAGTGACCAGCGAACCGGGTCTGGGGACAACCTTCACGATCTTTCTCCCGCGGAGCGACAAGCCTGGCGAGCCTGTGAGTGTCGACAACAGCAAACCGGCAGCGGCCAAGGGCGAGACCATCTTACTGGTGGAAGACGAAGAGATCGTGCGCTCCCTGGTGAGCAAAATGCTGAAGGACCTCGACTATCAGGTCGTTACCTGCGAATCTCCCGAAATTGCACTCGAGTACGCGTTTGACCTGACCCGGGGCATTGATCTTCTCCTGTCAGACGTGATCATGCCGAAGTTGGATGGTCGTCAGTTGGCCGAGCAATTTCGCGCCATCAGACCACAGACGAAAATACTCTTCATGTCGGGATATCAGGACACGATCTTGTCAGAAGAGTTTCTCGCTGCCATCGGAGCAGGCATTATCACCAAGCCATTTAGCCGCGACACCGTAGCGCGAAAGATCCGCGAGACACTGGACGCACAACCGGCTCCTACTGCTGCTTGA
- a CDS encoding ATP-binding protein, with protein sequence MGGNSETQLVSKTGRSLARKEFRVLLVDDDQSILSLLHREVCEAGYDCQAADRADAALEALKQVSFHLIVTDIKMPGLSGVQLAEAVKAFSPDTLVAFMTGFAEYESLAKAIRLRPIGFLEKPFSATQLLDLIERALVHVSTIEQQEERASNLENLVETKTRDLEFQSERLLAEKELLNGIITSANFGLIATDTSLHVHLINTFALRLLTIPDLAAMGSLGKPLRQLLTDDCWPCFEDLGARVLNAPNLYKRDFSNPQNDAKLNVIGYPIRHREATTAIVFIIHDITETEMLQRRLLQTAKLASIGELAAGVAHEINNPLGFVTSNCNTLVGYFDKLTKYLQGVGQCLTNTEDRQAALSEIDQLRTSCDVDYICEDSQQLLRETLDGLGRVSKIVKDLKTFARADSDTPQTCQINGLIDDALNLVRNEIKYTLEVVKEYGELPEITCYPSQLVQVFTNMFVNASQAIKGKGTLTITTRTKSRNAEISIRDSGQGIPEKVLSRIFDPFFTTKPPGKGTGMGLSISYGIVQKHGGTISVTSELGVGTDFVVELPLVGVLTMDDVQGTAVK encoded by the coding sequence GTGGGTGGGAATTCAGAAACACAACTGGTCAGCAAGACAGGGCGCAGTCTGGCTCGAAAAGAGTTCCGGGTCCTGTTGGTCGATGATGACCAGTCCATTCTTTCGCTGCTGCACCGCGAAGTCTGTGAGGCCGGATACGACTGCCAAGCCGCCGACCGTGCCGACGCGGCGCTTGAGGCCCTGAAGCAGGTATCGTTCCACCTCATCGTTACTGACATCAAGATGCCGGGCCTGTCCGGTGTTCAACTGGCTGAAGCGGTTAAGGCCTTCTCTCCCGACACGCTGGTGGCTTTCATGACCGGCTTCGCCGAGTACGAATCACTCGCCAAAGCGATCCGTCTGCGGCCGATCGGCTTTCTCGAAAAACCGTTCTCAGCCACCCAACTCCTTGATCTGATCGAAAGAGCACTGGTGCATGTCAGCACCATTGAACAGCAGGAGGAGCGGGCCTCGAACCTCGAGAATCTGGTTGAGACCAAGACCCGGGACCTCGAGTTCCAGTCCGAGCGACTCCTGGCCGAGAAGGAGCTGCTGAACGGTATCATTACCAGCGCCAATTTCGGGTTGATCGCAACCGATACATCGCTGCATGTACACCTGATTAACACGTTTGCACTCCGATTACTGACCATACCGGACCTGGCAGCCATGGGGTCACTCGGCAAGCCGTTGCGGCAGTTGCTAACGGATGATTGCTGGCCGTGCTTTGAGGATCTGGGCGCTCGTGTCCTAAACGCACCCAACCTGTACAAACGTGATTTCTCGAATCCCCAGAACGACGCCAAGCTCAACGTGATCGGGTATCCGATCCGGCATCGCGAGGCCACCACGGCCATCGTGTTCATTATTCATGACATCACGGAAACGGAGATGCTCCAGCGCCGGCTCTTGCAGACGGCCAAGTTAGCTTCGATCGGCGAGCTGGCGGCGGGGGTGGCCCATGAGATCAATAACCCGCTCGGTTTCGTCACCAGCAACTGCAACACTCTGGTTGGGTATTTCGATAAGCTCACGAAATACCTGCAGGGTGTCGGGCAGTGCCTGACGAACACGGAGGACCGGCAGGCTGCACTTAGCGAGATCGACCAGCTCCGAACAAGTTGTGACGTGGACTATATTTGTGAGGACTCGCAGCAACTGCTGCGGGAAACGCTCGACGGGCTGGGTCGGGTGTCCAAGATCGTCAAGGATCTCAAGACATTCGCCCGCGCTGACAGCGATACCCCGCAGACCTGTCAGATAAACGGCCTGATCGACGACGCGCTCAACCTGGTACGAAACGAGATAAAGTACACCCTCGAGGTTGTCAAAGAGTACGGCGAGCTGCCGGAGATAACCTGCTACCCCAGCCAGTTGGTCCAGGTATTCACGAACATGTTCGTCAATGCATCGCAGGCGATCAAAGGCAAAGGAACCCTGACCATCACGACCAGAACCAAATCGAGAAACGCCGAAATCAGCATCCGCGATTCGGGCCAGGGCATACCGGAGAAAGTACTATCGCGGATATTTGATCCCTTCTTCACCACCAAACCGCCGGGCAAAGGGACAGGCATGGGGCTGAGTATTTCCTACGGGATTGTACAGAAGCATGGCGGCACGATCTCTGTGACCAGCGAGCTTGGTGTGGGCACTGATTTTGTGGTGGAACTGCCGTTGGTCGGTGTGCTCACGATGGACGACGTGCAAGGTACCGCCGTCAAGTAG